One region of Zingiber officinale cultivar Zhangliang chromosome 7B, Zo_v1.1, whole genome shotgun sequence genomic DNA includes:
- the LOC122006432 gene encoding zinc finger BED domain-containing protein RICESLEEPER 2-like isoform X1, whose amino-acid sequence MMDANDSTAITVHNPRARKLRSLVWNDFTKERRPDGSYVAICNHCKKQLTASSRSGTTHLKNHLVICTSTKRVKRKKLVVRRLVLKSNDAKNEGGMSSEHSQFDQELSRQDLARMVILHGYPFNIVHHVGFRTFVRNLQPLFKMASADIVKADCMKIYENERLRLHEMLDKIHSRVSLTVDMWKSIADMDYVCLTCHYVDNDWRLQKKIINFFPLGPSELGQDVSKTIMERLQEWNIDGKLCAVLLDNCSTSDFVASELIGYLRAKGFLISNGDLFYARSCGHLLNAIVHKSLEAACEVIDRVRVSVQFVKSSQERLSILQKNAEQIGILEKPLVLDAPSNWPSTYMMLETACHYQEAFKHLAESDVDNASFLSPKDWEDVRAVIECLDVLYQALEKFSATKIPTANLYFNDMCGLHLLLKTWYKSPQPFVACMAKEMLEKFEQYWDSNRMLMAIASVLDPRYKMKSVEYFFKQIYDDAFEAKTRIDNVRDSFINLYNEYVGHSANSSKLQAFYAGNNSGYSGGEYVNGGECKTSRITLSDTQRGLDQYLKETSSGHPARSDLDMYLEEAVHPSKGSEDNFDILAWWKYNAAKYPVLSMMARDIMGIPISVVPLDSEARTLNQYLSSTDPAIIECLICSQDWIGNETEVSSVDALAIVPSTAFLETNGDECMLPAGGD is encoded by the exons ATGATGGATGCAAATGACAGCACTGCAATTACTGTCCATAATCCAAGAGCCCGGAAGTTGAGATCCTTAGTTTGGAATGATTTCACCAAGGAGAGAAGACCAGATGGGAGCTATGTTGCCATATGCAATCATTGCAAGAAGCAGCTCACAGCAAGCAGTCGGAGTGGTACGACTCATCTAAAGAACCATCTTGTGATCTGCACATCAACCAAACGAGTTAAACGCAAGAAGTTGGTGGTGCGCCGCCTTGTCCTTAAGTCCAATGATGCCAAGAATGAGGGCGGCATGAGTTCTGAGCATTCCCAATTTGATCAGGAACTGAGCCGGCAAGATCTTGCTCGCATGGTCATTCTGCATGGTTACCCGTTCAATATTGTTCATCATGTTGGTTTCAGGACTTTTGTCAGGAACCTTCAGCCGCTGTTTAAAATGGCATCTGCTGATATTGTGAAGGCAGATTGCatgaaaatatatgaaaatgAGAGGCTCAGGTTGCACGAAATGCTAGACAAGATACATTCCCGAGTTAGCCTCACAGTCGATATGTGGAAATCTATTGCAGACATGGACTATGTGTGTTTAACCTGCCACTATGTTGACAACGATTGGAGGCTTCAGAAGAAAATTATCAACTTCTTTCCTCTCGGGCCTTCTGAACTTGGGCAAGATGTGAGCAAAACCATAATGGAGAGATTGCAGGAATGGAATATTGATGGGAAGCTATGTGCTGTACTGCTAGATAACTGTAGCACCAGTGATTTTGTGGCAAGTGAGCTTATAGGATACCTCCGCGCAAAGGGTTTTCTTATTTCAAATGGTGATCTATTTTATGCTCGGTCTTGTGGGCATTTGCTGAATGCCATTGTTCACAAAAGCCTGGAAGCAGCATGTGAAGTCATTGATAGAGTTCGTGTCAGCGTGCAATTTGTAAAATCGTCACAAGAAAGGCTATCCATACTTCAGAAAAATGCAGAGCAAATAGGCATCCTAGAAAAACCATTAGTTCTCGATGCTCCATCTAATTGGCCCTCAACATATATGATGCTGGAAACTGCATGCCATTATCAAGAGGCTTTCAAACACTTGGCAGAAAGTGATGTGGACAATGCTAGCTTTCTTTCACCCAAAGATTGGGAAGATGTTAGAGCTGTCATTGAGTGTCTAGATGTTCTTTACCAAGCTTTGGAGAAGTTCTCTGCCACCAAAATCCCAACTGCAAATCTATACTTCAATGACATGTGTGGTCTTCATCTTCTCTTGAAGACTTGGTATAAGAGTCCGCAACCCTTTGTTGCATGTATGGCTAAGGAGATGCTTGAGAAATTTGAACAATACTGGGACTCGAATAGAATGTTAATGGCAATTGCATCTGTTTTAGATCCGCGTTACAAAATGAAGTCTGTCGAGTACTTCTTCAAGCAAATTTATGATGATGCATTTGAAGCAAAAACAAGGATTGACAATGTTCGTGACAGCTTTATAAATCTATATAATGAGTATGTAGGCCACTCTGCTAATTCTTCAAAACTTCAAGCCTTTTATGCTGGGAACAATAGTGGCTACAGTGGGGGTGAATATGTAAATGGTGGAGAATGCAAGACTTCTCGTATCACATTGTCTGATACACAGCGTGGATTGGATCAGTATCttaaagagacatcctccggtcATCCAGCAAGATCTGATCTGGATATGTACTTGGAAGAGGCTGTGCATCCCTCAAAAGGTTCTGAAGACAATTTTGATATCCTGGCATGGTGGAAATATAATGCTGCCAAATATCCTGTGCTTTCTATGATGGCCCGTGATATTATGGGCATTCCTATTTCAGTCGTTCCATTAGATAGTGAAGCAAGAACTCTAAATCAGTATTTAAGTTCAACAGATCCAGCGATTATAGAATGCTTGATATGTTCACAAGATTGGATAGGAAATGAGACAGAAG TGTCTTCAGTGGATGCTCTTGCAATTGTTCCTTCAACAGCATTTTTGGAGACTAATGGTGATGAGTGCATGCTACCTGCTGGTGGTGACTAG
- the LOC122006432 gene encoding zinc finger BED domain-containing protein RICESLEEPER 2-like isoform X2 produces the protein MMDANDSTAITVHNPRARKLRSLVWNDFTKERRPDGSYVAICNHCKKQLTASSRSGTTHLKNHLVICTSTKRVKRKKLVVRRLVLKSNDAKNEGGMSSEHSQFDQELSRQDLARMVILHGYPFNIVHHVGFRTFVRNLQPLFKMASADIVKADCMKIYENERLRLHEMLDKIHSRVSLTVDMWKSIADMDYVCLTCHYVDNDWRLQKKIINFFPLGPSELGQDVSKTIMERLQEWNIDGKLCAVLLDNCSTSDFVASELIGYLRAKGFLISNGDLFYARSCGHLLNAIVHKSLEAACEVIDRVRVSVQFVKSSQERLSILQKNAEQIGILEKPLVLDAPSNWPSTYMMLETACHYQEAFKHLAESDVDNASFLSPKDWEDVRAVIECLDVLYQALEKFSATKIPTANLYFNDMCGLHLLLKTWYKSPQPFVACMAKEMLEKFEQYWDSNRMLMAIASVLDPRYKMKSVEYFFKQIYDDAFEAKTRIDNVRDSFINLYNEYVGHSANSSKLQAFYAGNNSGYSGGEYVNGGECKTSRITLSDTQRGLDQYLKETSSGHPARSDLDMYLEEAVHPSKGSEDNFDILAWWKYNAAKYPVLSMMARDIMGIPISVVPLDSEARTLNQYLSSTDPAIIECLICSQDWIGNETEVDALAIVPSTAFLETNGDECMLPAGGD, from the exons ATGATGGATGCAAATGACAGCACTGCAATTACTGTCCATAATCCAAGAGCCCGGAAGTTGAGATCCTTAGTTTGGAATGATTTCACCAAGGAGAGAAGACCAGATGGGAGCTATGTTGCCATATGCAATCATTGCAAGAAGCAGCTCACAGCAAGCAGTCGGAGTGGTACGACTCATCTAAAGAACCATCTTGTGATCTGCACATCAACCAAACGAGTTAAACGCAAGAAGTTGGTGGTGCGCCGCCTTGTCCTTAAGTCCAATGATGCCAAGAATGAGGGCGGCATGAGTTCTGAGCATTCCCAATTTGATCAGGAACTGAGCCGGCAAGATCTTGCTCGCATGGTCATTCTGCATGGTTACCCGTTCAATATTGTTCATCATGTTGGTTTCAGGACTTTTGTCAGGAACCTTCAGCCGCTGTTTAAAATGGCATCTGCTGATATTGTGAAGGCAGATTGCatgaaaatatatgaaaatgAGAGGCTCAGGTTGCACGAAATGCTAGACAAGATACATTCCCGAGTTAGCCTCACAGTCGATATGTGGAAATCTATTGCAGACATGGACTATGTGTGTTTAACCTGCCACTATGTTGACAACGATTGGAGGCTTCAGAAGAAAATTATCAACTTCTTTCCTCTCGGGCCTTCTGAACTTGGGCAAGATGTGAGCAAAACCATAATGGAGAGATTGCAGGAATGGAATATTGATGGGAAGCTATGTGCTGTACTGCTAGATAACTGTAGCACCAGTGATTTTGTGGCAAGTGAGCTTATAGGATACCTCCGCGCAAAGGGTTTTCTTATTTCAAATGGTGATCTATTTTATGCTCGGTCTTGTGGGCATTTGCTGAATGCCATTGTTCACAAAAGCCTGGAAGCAGCATGTGAAGTCATTGATAGAGTTCGTGTCAGCGTGCAATTTGTAAAATCGTCACAAGAAAGGCTATCCATACTTCAGAAAAATGCAGAGCAAATAGGCATCCTAGAAAAACCATTAGTTCTCGATGCTCCATCTAATTGGCCCTCAACATATATGATGCTGGAAACTGCATGCCATTATCAAGAGGCTTTCAAACACTTGGCAGAAAGTGATGTGGACAATGCTAGCTTTCTTTCACCCAAAGATTGGGAAGATGTTAGAGCTGTCATTGAGTGTCTAGATGTTCTTTACCAAGCTTTGGAGAAGTTCTCTGCCACCAAAATCCCAACTGCAAATCTATACTTCAATGACATGTGTGGTCTTCATCTTCTCTTGAAGACTTGGTATAAGAGTCCGCAACCCTTTGTTGCATGTATGGCTAAGGAGATGCTTGAGAAATTTGAACAATACTGGGACTCGAATAGAATGTTAATGGCAATTGCATCTGTTTTAGATCCGCGTTACAAAATGAAGTCTGTCGAGTACTTCTTCAAGCAAATTTATGATGATGCATTTGAAGCAAAAACAAGGATTGACAATGTTCGTGACAGCTTTATAAATCTATATAATGAGTATGTAGGCCACTCTGCTAATTCTTCAAAACTTCAAGCCTTTTATGCTGGGAACAATAGTGGCTACAGTGGGGGTGAATATGTAAATGGTGGAGAATGCAAGACTTCTCGTATCACATTGTCTGATACACAGCGTGGATTGGATCAGTATCttaaagagacatcctccggtcATCCAGCAAGATCTGATCTGGATATGTACTTGGAAGAGGCTGTGCATCCCTCAAAAGGTTCTGAAGACAATTTTGATATCCTGGCATGGTGGAAATATAATGCTGCCAAATATCCTGTGCTTTCTATGATGGCCCGTGATATTATGGGCATTCCTATTTCAGTCGTTCCATTAGATAGTGAAGCAAGAACTCTAAATCAGTATTTAAGTTCAACAGATCCAGCGATTATAGAATGCTTGATATGTTCACAAGATTGGATAGGAAATGAGACAGAAG TGGATGCTCTTGCAATTGTTCCTTCAACAGCATTTTTGGAGACTAATGGTGATGAGTGCATGCTACCTGCTGGTGGTGACTAG